The genomic segment CCGACCACCAGCACCGCGTACACGGCAAGCTTTGCGCCGCGCTTCATCGTCGATCCCCTAGCTGTAGTCGTACGTGGTGCGCTTGCGGAAGTAGAGCACCTGGGCGAGCGTGAGCAGCAGCAACAGGCCGAACAGCAGCATCGCCAGGGCCGACGCGTACCCGTCGTCGAAGTTCTGGAACGCGGTGGCGTAGATCTTGAAGTTGAGCACCGTGGTCGCGTCGTCCGGCCCGCCCTTGGTCATCGCGAACACCGTGTCGAACACCTGGAACGACCCGATGATGCTGGTGACCAGGACGAAGAACATGGTCGGGCGCAGCAGCGGCAGGGTGATCGCGAAGAACTGCTGCACCCGGCCGGCGCCGTCCAGCCGGGACGCCTCGTACAGGTGCTCCGGGATGCCCTGCAACCCGGCCAGGAAGAACAGCATCGTGTAACCTGTGCCGCCCCACACCCCGACCGCCGCCACCGCGGGCAGCGCCAGGGCCGGCGAGGCGAGCCAGGCGACCGGGTCGACGCCGAACAGGCCGAGGAAGCCGTCCAGCGCCCCGTTCTGGGTGGAGAAGATCCACTTCCAGACCTCACCCATCACCACCGGCGTGGCCATCCAGGGGATCACGAAGAACGCCCGCAGGAAGCGGATCCCGCGCAGCCTGGTGTTCAGCAGGATCGCGAGCAGCAGCGCCAGGATCGTCTGGGCCGGGATCGCGATCAGCACGTACAGTGCGGTCACCGCGACCGAGTGCCAGACCGTGCCGTCGCCCGCCATCCGCCGGTAGTTCGCCAGCCCGACGAACTCCGGCGGCGCCAGCATGCTCCACTTGAACAGGCTGACGACCGCCACGATCACCACCGGCGCCAGCAGGAACGCCAGCACCCCGAACAGGCTCGGCCCGAGGAACGCGTACGCGGTCGCCGCTTCGCGCAGCCGGCGGGCGCCGGCGCCCCGGCGGGTCGGTCGCGCCGGCCCGGCCGGTACCGCGGGATCCCGGCGGGCGGCGGTACCCGGGGGTGACGAGGCGCCGCTCGGCGCGCGAGACGTTGCCGCGGGCCCTGACATCGCCGACACCTCCGCTCCGGTACGCATGCATGCGGACGCTGCCGAGCGATCCGGCGTGGCGCCACGGGAAGCGACCGCCGCGGGCCCGGATCACCCGGTTGTCCAGGGACGTTGTTCGGGATCGAGGCTAGGATCCGGCCCCGGGCAGGGACATGGCCGGTGTTGCCGTGCTTTTGTCCGATCCTGCTGCCCGCTCACCGGACCACCGGCGCGAGCGACGGTGACCGGTGCCCGTTTCACCCGTTACCCGATGCGATCATCACGAACAGGCATGAGTTGTGACCGCACGGTGCCCCGCCGGTTGGTTACCGACCACGATTTTGTCTACCGTAGGTCCGTGGACTTCGACGCGTACGCGCAGACGGCGGTCACACTGGCGAACCTCCCGGCCGACGACCCGATCGACCCGGCGGTCGTCTTCGGCCCGGACACCCGGGCCGCGCAGGAGGCCGGGGAGCGCGATCTGGCCACCGTGCGACGCGCCGGCAGGCGGCTGCGGCGGGTGTTCGAGCTCGGCGCCAGCGGTCGCGACAGCGACGCCGTCGACGAGCTGAACGCGCTGCTGGTCGCCTATCCGGTGCAGCCGCACATCTCCGGCCACGACGGCAAGTCCTGGCACGTGCACGTCACCGGCCGCGGCTCCACCGCCAGCGCCGAACACATCGCCGGCGCGGTCTGGGGGCTGTCGGTGTGGCTGTGCGAGCACGGCAGCGACCGGTTCGGCGTGTGCGCCGACGAGCACTGCGGCAACGTCTACCTGGACACCTCGTCGAACAACTGCCGCCGGTTCTGCTCGGAGCGCTGCGCCACCCGCTCGCACGTCGCCGCCCACCGCGCCCGCAAGCGCGCCGCCGCCGTCTGATCCCGCCCCGCCCCGCCCCGGCCGGGCCTCGTTGATCATGGCGTTATCTGGTGGGTAAGCGCTTGCCGCAGCAGACAACGCCATGATCGACACGGACCCGCGCGGGCCGTGCGGGCGGTCAGGCGCGCTTGGCGCGCTCCGCGGTCAGCTCGTCGAGCAGGCCGTACAGCTCGTCGGTGCCGACGGCCTCGCGTTCGGAGCCGGCGATCTGCGCCCGCCCCTCCTTCGTGTACACCGGCGGGTAGAGCGACAGCAGCCGGTCCGGCGGCACCGCGGACACCTCCGCCTCCCAGCCGGGCCAGCGCAGGTCGTGGTAGAAGTCGACGATGGCGCCGCCGACCAACAGCGACAGCCAGTCGCGGTAGGCCCAGGACAGCGGTTCCCAGCGCAGCGTGTCCGGCCCCAGGTAACAGATCTCGCCGGGCTCGCCGGGCAGCACGACATTGTCCACAGTGGACTCATCGGTGTCCGGGTGGCGACCCCGGATCACGTACCGACCGCCCAGCACGTCGGCACCGACGAGCAGGTGACCCGCAGCCTCCGGGTCGGGGTTGACGGCCGCCAGGTCGGGCAGCCGACGCTGCGGGCAACCCCCGCCGTACACCCGGAGCCAGCCGTTGTCCACCAGCACGCCGCCGGTGTGCATCGCCATCGCGCCGAGCCAGCTGTCCGCGGTGGCACCGATCTGGCGCAGGCACCGCTCGCCCGCCGCCGGGTCGACCGGTAACACCTCCACCGAGACCGCGCCGTCGGACAGCATGGCCGAGATCTCCGGCCACGCTGGACTGCCCTGCATCACCAGGTCGCGACGCGGCCTGGCTCGTCCGGTAACCGCCATGGGGGAAGCCTCTAGACGTCGGCAGTGGAGGGAAGAGTCAGATGGGTCCGGGCGAACGCGAGGGTCTCGGCCAGCGCCGCCTCCCGGCCGGCCCGGTCCATCTTGCGGGTGGCGATCTCGACGCCGACCGACTGCACGTGGCCGTCGGTGGCGAGCTTGCGCAGCACGTCGGCGCACGGCATGGTGCCGCGGCCGGGCACCAGGTGCGCATCCCGGCCCGGCGAGTTGCCGTCACCGAGATGCAGATGGGTCAGCGCGGAACCCATCCGGTCGGCGAGCGCCAGCGGGTCGGCGCCGGCCGCCGCGCAGTGCGAGATGTCCAGCGTGTAGTCGTGGTAGCCGACCACCGTCGGGTCCCAGTCGGGCGAGTACGGCACGAAGCGGCGGCCGGCCATCTTCACCCAGTACATGTTCTCCACGGCGAACCGGACACTGCGGTGCGCGGCGCGCAACTTGTCCAGCCCGGCGGAGAACGTGCGGGCGTACTCCCGCTGCCAGAAGAACGGCGGGTGCACCACGACGGTGCCGGCGTTGAGCTCCTCGGCCATCACCGCGGCGCGGCGCAGCCGCTCCCACGGGTCCGGACTCCACACCCGCTGGGTCATCAGCAGGCACGGCGCGTGCACGGTGCCGATCGGGATGTTGTAGTGCTCGGCCAGGCCGCGCAGCGCGCCGATGTCCTGGCTCACCGCGTCGGTCCACACCATGATCTCGACGCCGTCGTACCCGAGTTTCACAGCCAGCTCGAAGGCCACCGCCGTCGGCTCCGGATACACCGCCGAGGTGGACAGCAGAACCGGGACCGGGTGCCGACTGTGCTTTGCGTCGGATGTCACCGGTACAGCCTAATAGCCAACGCAGCCGCCGGCATCATCACCCTCCGTAGACCACCCGGACACGGCGCCTGCCGCCCCGCTGACCTGCGGAATCGTCGCGGGCGTGGGTCAGGTGCCGCGGAGCCAGTCCAGCCGCCGCAGGATCACGCCCTCCCGCAGCGCCCACGGGCACAGGTCGACCGACGGCAGTTCCAGCCGGCCGAGCGCCTGCTCGGCCACCACGCCGCCGGCCAGCAGCTGGTGCGCCCGCGCCGCGCTCACCCCGTCCAGCTCGGCCAGCCCCGCCGACGGGATCCGGCGGACGAAGCCGAGGACCTGGTGCAGCCCGGTCCGGGTGAGGCTGCGCGGCACCCGGATGCCCGCGGCCGACGGCGCCGCGCCGGCCAGCCGGGCCAGGCTGCGAAACGTCTTGGAGGTGGCGACCGCGCGGTCCGGCCGCAGCGACCCGAGTTCGGCGACCACGCCGTCGAGCAGGCCGCCGACGTGATCGGTCAACGCGGTCAGCTCGGCCGCGCACGGCGGGTCGGCGGACAGCCACTCGCGGGTCAGCCGGCCGGCGCCGAGCGGAACCGACAGGGCGACGTCCGGCGACTCGTCGATGCCGCAGGCGACCTCCAGCGAGCCACCGCCGATGTCCAGCACCAGCAGTGTCCCGGCCGACCAGCCGAACCAGCGCCGCACCGCGAAGAACGTCAGCCGCGCCTCGTCCACGCCGGACAGCACCTGCAGATCGACCCCCGCCTCGGTACGGACCCGGTCGAGCACCGCCGCCGAGTTCGTCGCGTCCCGGACCGCGGAGGTGGCGAACGCGAGCAGGTCGTCGGCGCCGATCCGGTCGGCCTCGGCGTGCGCTTCGCGTACCGCGGCGACCAGGGTGTCCGCGCCGGTCCTGGTGAGCGTGCCGTCCGGGCCGATCTGCTCGGCCAGCCGCAGCGTCCACTTCATCGAGGTCACCGGCCACGGGTGGGCACCCGGATGCGCGTCCAGCACCAGCAGATGCACGGTGTTGGACCCGACGTCGATCACTCCGAGCCGCACGAATCCGAACCCTAGCGGTTCGCCGGGCACCGGGGCGCCCGGCGCGGCCGGCACATCGCGGCGCCATTCGACGCCCGGACCGTTCGGGCGAGGGCGTGCGCCCGCCGCGCGGTACTGGGTGCGAACGGGGTTGAAACAGGGCGAAGTATCACGAGCCGCGCCCGCGGCCCCGGTGCCCCGGGCTCGGGCGGCAGCACCGCGCGGTTACGGCCGAGTCCCGCTCGCCGACCGCCTTGCACCCGGCGGCCGGCATTCGTTGCCGGGGACGTCGCCCGACGCCCGGACCACTGCGTACGCTGGTCGGGTGGCGACGAAGCGGGTACAGGTGCAGGTGACGGTCGAGGACCCGGACGAGCCGAGGTCTCGTGAGGTGCCGCTCGACTTTCCGCGCGAGTGGATCGAGTTCACCGATCCGACCGACGACGAGCACGTGGTGCGCGCCGACCTGACCTGGCTGCTGTCGCGCTGGCAGTGCATCTTCGGCGCCGGCTGCCACGGGATCATCGCCGGGCTGGCCGAGAACGGCTGCTGCTCGCACGGCGCGTTCTTCACCGACGGCGACGACGAGAAGCGGGTCCGCGCCGCGGTCAAGAAACTCACCCCGGAGACCTGGCAGCACTACACCACCGGGTTCAAGAATTGGACCGAGGTGGACAGCACCGACGGCGAGGCGGACGGCCGCAAGACCCGTGTCGTCGACGGCGCCTGCATCTTCCACAACCGGGCCGGCTTCTCCGGCGGGTACGGCTGCGCGCTGCACGCCCAGGCGCTCCGCGACGGCGTGCACCCGCTGGAGTACAAGCCGGACGTGTGCTGGCAGCTGCCGATCCGCCGGCTGCAGGAATGGGAGGACCGGCCGGACGGCACCCGGGTGCTGGTCGACACGCTCGGCGAGTACGACCGGCGCGGCTGGGGCGAGGGCGGCCACGACCTGCACTGGTGGTGCACGTCGTCGCCGGAGGCGCACACCGGCGGTGAGGCCGTCTACCGGTCGTACGAGCCGGAGCTGACCGAGCTGATCGGCAAGGAGGCGTACGGGCGGCTCGCCGAGCTGTGCGCCGCCCGGGAGAAGCGCGGCCTCGTCGCCGAGCACCCCGCCACCGCCGCCGCCCCCAAGCGCCGCCGCCGCTGACCCCGGCCCCGCCCAGTCCCCGCAGACCGAAGCGAAGCGAGGCCCCCCACCTCATTGCCCTGACGGTGATGTGTGACGACGTGAGCGAGGCGAGTCCGATTCGTTCGCTCGCAAGCCGAGCCCGGGCGCCGTGTGCGTCAGCACTCAAGCCCGGGATCGGCACCGCGAGCGGGCGAATCGGTTCGCCGCAGCGCCACCAACCCTCACGACTCGAACTTGTAGCCGAGGCCGCGGACGGTGACGATGTAGCGCGGGCTGGACGGCTCGGGTTCGATCTTGCCGCGCAGCCGCTTCACGTGCACGTCCAGCGTCTTGGTGTCGCCGACGTAGTCGGCGCCCCAGATCCGGTCGATCAGCTGGCCCCGGGTGAGCACCCGGCCGGCGTTGCGCAGGAACATCTCCAGCAGCTCGAACTCCTTGAGCGGCAGGGAGACCCCGTCGCCGCCGACGGTGACCACGTGCCGGTCGACGTCCATCCGGACCGGGCCGGCGGCGAGCGTCGGCGACTCGGCCTCGGTGGGTTCGGACCGGCGCCGCAGCACGGCGCGGATCCGGGCGACGAGCTCGCGCGGCGAGTACGGCTTGGTCACGTAGTCGTCGGCGCCGATCTCCAGCCCGACCACCTTGTCGATCTCCGCATCGCGGGCGGTGACCATGATGATCGGCACGTTGGAGCGCTGCCGGATCTGCCGGCACACCTCGCTGCCGGACATCTCCGGCAGCATCAGGTCGAGCAGCACGATGTCGGCGCCGGTGCGCTCGAACGAGGTGAGCGCCTCGGTGCCGGTGGCCGCGACGGAGACCTCGAAGCCCTCCTTGCGCAGCATGTACGACAGGGCGTCGGAGAACGACTCCTCGTCTTCCACGACCAGTACGCGGGTCACGGCGGTCCTTTCTTACGGGCGCGGGGCGGGCGCCCCGGGTTGTACCTCTGCTTGTCCGATGTCTTCGGCGATCTCACCCGGGTTGTGCTCCACCGCGATGTCGGCCGGCGGGCGG from the Actinocatenispora thailandica genome contains:
- a CDS encoding sugar phosphate isomerase/epimerase family protein; the encoded protein is MTSDAKHSRHPVPVLLSTSAVYPEPTAVAFELAVKLGYDGVEIMVWTDAVSQDIGALRGLAEHYNIPIGTVHAPCLLMTQRVWSPDPWERLRRAAVMAEELNAGTVVVHPPFFWQREYARTFSAGLDKLRAAHRSVRFAVENMYWVKMAGRRFVPYSPDWDPTVVGYHDYTLDISHCAAAGADPLALADRMGSALTHLHLGDGNSPGRDAHLVPGRGTMPCADVLRKLATDGHVQSVGVEIATRKMDRAGREAALAETLAFARTHLTLPSTADV
- a CDS encoding carbohydrate ABC transporter permease; this translates as MSGPAATSRAPSGASSPPGTAARRDPAVPAGPARPTRRGAGARRLREAATAYAFLGPSLFGVLAFLLAPVVIVAVVSLFKWSMLAPPEFVGLANYRRMAGDGTVWHSVAVTALYVLIAIPAQTILALLLAILLNTRLRGIRFLRAFFVIPWMATPVVMGEVWKWIFSTQNGALDGFLGLFGVDPVAWLASPALALPAVAAVGVWGGTGYTMLFFLAGLQGIPEHLYEASRLDGAGRVQQFFAITLPLLRPTMFFVLVTSIIGSFQVFDTVFAMTKGGPDDATTVLNFKIYATAFQNFDDGYASALAMLLFGLLLLLTLAQVLYFRKRTTYDYS
- a CDS encoding CGNR zinc finger domain-containing protein, encoding MDFDAYAQTAVTLANLPADDPIDPAVVFGPDTRAAQEAGERDLATVRRAGRRLRRVFELGASGRDSDAVDELNALLVAYPVQPHISGHDGKSWHVHVTGRGSTASAEHIAGAVWGLSVWLCEHGSDRFGVCADEHCGNVYLDTSSNNCRRFCSERCATRSHVAAHRARKRAAAV
- a CDS encoding response regulator transcription factor, which translates into the protein MTRVLVVEDEESFSDALSYMLRKEGFEVSVAATGTEALTSFERTGADIVLLDLMLPEMSGSEVCRQIRQRSNVPIIMVTARDAEIDKVVGLEIGADDYVTKPYSPRELVARIRAVLRRRSEPTEAESPTLAAGPVRMDVDRHVVTVGGDGVSLPLKEFELLEMFLRNAGRVLTRGQLIDRIWGADYVGDTKTLDVHVKRLRGKIEPEPSSPRYIVTVRGLGYKFES
- a CDS encoding Ppx/GppA phosphatase family protein, whose product is MRLGVIDVGSNTVHLLVLDAHPGAHPWPVTSMKWTLRLAEQIGPDGTLTRTGADTLVAAVREAHAEADRIGADDLLAFATSAVRDATNSAAVLDRVRTEAGVDLQVLSGVDEARLTFFAVRRWFGWSAGTLLVLDIGGGSLEVACGIDESPDVALSVPLGAGRLTREWLSADPPCAAELTALTDHVGGLLDGVVAELGSLRPDRAVATSKTFRSLARLAGAAPSAAGIRVPRSLTRTGLHQVLGFVRRIPSAGLAELDGVSAARAHQLLAGGVVAEQALGRLELPSVDLCPWALREGVILRRLDWLRGT
- a CDS encoding DUF2625 family protein; translated protein: MAVTGRARPRRDLVMQGSPAWPEISAMLSDGAVSVEVLPVDPAAGERCLRQIGATADSWLGAMAMHTGGVLVDNGWLRVYGGGCPQRRLPDLAAVNPDPEAAGHLLVGADVLGGRYVIRGRHPDTDESTVDNVVLPGEPGEICYLGPDTLRWEPLSWAYRDWLSLLVGGAIVDFYHDLRWPGWEAEVSAVPPDRLLSLYPPVYTKEGRAQIAGSEREAVGTDELYGLLDELTAERAKRA